One Cannabis sativa cultivar Pink pepper isolate KNU-18-1 unplaced genomic scaffold, ASM2916894v1 Contig4, whole genome shotgun sequence DNA segment encodes these proteins:
- the LOC115710214 gene encoding LOW QUALITY PROTEIN: 14-3-3 protein 3-like (The sequence of the model RefSeq protein was modified relative to this genomic sequence to represent the inferred CDS: substituted 2 bases at 2 genomic stop codons), whose protein sequence is MAVTREDNVYMAKSRCWWAHIRGAKPILRCLQEYMVGPRRASWRIVSSIEQKEETRGNVEHVSTIKEYRSKIENELASIFDDILDLLERKLVPSATAAESKVFYLKMKGDIHRYLAEFQNGSDXKEAAXNTLSAYKAAKGLTHFDEILQEADGIILSRGNLGIDLPPEKCLKKYMMNCDLVS, encoded by the exons ATGGCGGTCACACGCGAAGACAATGTTTACATGGCCAAATCTCGATGTTGGTGGGCACACATTCGAGGAGCGAAACCTATTCTCCGTTGCTTACAAGAATATATGGTTGGACCTCGCCGTGCCTCGTGGCGGATCGTCTCTTCCATTGAGCAGAAGGAGGAGACTCGTGGTAATGTCGAACACGTGTCCACCATCAAGGAATACAGGTCCAAGATCGAGAACGAACTCGCCTCCATATTCGATGATATTCTGGATCTGCTTGAGAGAAAGCTTGTCCCTTCTGCCACCGCCGCTGAATCTAAGGTCTTTTACCTGAAAATGAAGGGTGATATCCACAGGTACCTTGCTGAATTCCAAAATGGTTCTGATTGAAAGGAGGCTGCCTAAAATACTCTTTCTGCCTACAAGGCTGCTAAG GGGTTAACTCATTTTGATGAGATTCTACAAGAAGCAGATGGTATCATTCTCTCTCGTGGAAATTTGGGGATAGATCTGCCACCAGAAAAG tgctTAAAGAAGTATATGATGAACTGTGACTTGGTAAGCTAA